From Triticum aestivum cultivar Chinese Spring chromosome 4A, IWGSC CS RefSeq v2.1, whole genome shotgun sequence, a single genomic window includes:
- the LOC123084947 gene encoding polyol transporter 5: MSKDVLADIPAGEAPAKRAPLNKYALACAILASMNSILLGYDVSVMSGAQIFMKRDLHITDTQIEVLAGIINIFSLVGSLAAGRTSDWIGRRYTMVLASVIFFAGALIMGLAPGYAVLMLGRFVAGVGVGYALMIAPVYTAEVAPTSARGLLTSFPEVFINTGVLLGYISNYAFHGLPVHLSWRAMFLAGPVPPVFLAVGVLSMPESPRWLVMQGRIGDARRVLEKTSDSPEEAVERLADIKSAVGIPEGIADDNNDELLAIVRKNKGTHGEGVLRDLLLHPTPPVRRILIACLGLQFFQQASGIDSVVLYSPRVFEKAGIKSDANTLGATISVGATKTLFILVATFLLDRVGRRPLLLTSAGGMLVSLVTLASTLHVIAQRASPADGATALSGVSIASVLTFVASFSIGMGPIAWVYSSEIFPLRLRAQGCALGTAMNRIMSGAITMSFYSLSHKITLAGNFYLYASIAAAGWVFMYCFLPETRGRGLEDTEKLFGGGDGVEKEDGHGHAKSTELTTQ; this comes from the exons ATGTCGAAGGATGTGCTCGCCGACATCCCCGCCGGCGAGGCACCGGCGAAACGCGCGCCCCTCAACAAGTACGCCCTCGCCTGCGCCATTCTCGCCTCCATGAACTCCATCCTCCTCGGCTATG ATGTCTCGGTGATGAGCGGCGCGCAGATATTCATGAAGAGGGACCTGCACATCACGGACACGCAGATCGAGGTCCTCGCCGGCATCATCAACATCTTCTCGCTCGTCGGCTCGCTCGCGGCGGGCCGCACGTCCGACTGGATCGGCCGGCGCTACACCATGGTCCTCGCGTCGGTCATCTTCTTCGCGGGCGCGCTCATCATGGGCCTCGCCCCGGGCTACGCGGTCCTCATGCTCGgccgcttcgtcgccggcgtcggcgtcggctaCGCGCTCATGATCGCGCCGGTGTACACGGCCGAGGTCGCCCCCACCTCCGCCCGCGGCCTGCTCACGTCCTTCCCGGAGGTGTTCATAAACACCGGGGTGCTCCTCGGCTACATCTCCAACTACGCCTTCCACGGCCTGCCCGTGCACCTCAGCTGGCGCGCCATGTTCCTCGCCGGCCCCGTGCCGCCGGTCTTCCTCGCTGTTGGCGTGCTCTCCATGCCGGAGTCGCCGCGGTGGCTCGTCATGCAGGGCCGCATCGGGGACGCGCGCCGCGTGCTCGAGAAGACCTCCGACTCCCCTGAGGAGGCCGTGGAGCGGCTCGCCGACATCAAGAGCGCCGTCGGCATCCCCGAGGGGATCGCCGACGACAATAACGACGAGTTGCTCGCCATCGTTCGCAAGAACAAGGGCACCCACGGCGAGGGCGTCCTGAGGGACCTGCTGCTCCACCCGACGCCGCCGGTGCGCCGCATCCTGATCGCCTGCCTCGGTCTCCAGTTCTTCCAGCAAGCCTCCGGCATCGACTCCGTGGTGCTGTACAGCCCACGGGTGTTCGAGAAGGCCGGCATCAAGTCCGACGCCAACACGCTCGGAGCCACCATCTCGGTGGGCGCGACCAAGACGCTCTTCATCCTCGTGGCCACGTTCCTCCTCGACCGCGTCGGGCGGAGGCCGCTGCTCCTCACCAGCGCCGGCGGGATGTTGGTGTCGCTCGTGACGCTGGCGTCGACGCTGCACGTGATCGCCCAGCGGGCCTCACCGGCGGACGGGGCGACGGCGCTGTCGGGGGTGAGCATCGCGTCGGTGCTGACGTTCGTGGCGTCGTTCTCGATCGGGATGGGGCCCATCGCGTGGGTGTACAGCTCGGAGATCTTCCCGCTGCGGCTGCGCGCGCAGGGGTGCGCGCTCGGCACGGCGATGAACCGGATCATGAGCGGAGCCATCACCATGTCCTTCTACTCGCTCTCCCACAAGATCACGCTCGCCGGGAACTTCTACCTCTACGCCAGCATAGCTGCCGCCGGGTGGGTGTTCATGTACTGCTTCCTGCCGGAGACGAGGGGCCGGGGCCTGGAGGACACCGAGAAGCTCTTCGGTGGTGGCGATGGCGTGGAGAAGGAAGACGGCCATGGGCATGCCAAGTCCACGGAGTTGACTACTCAGTAG